A single window of Aspergillus oryzae RIB40 DNA, chromosome 8 DNA harbors:
- a CDS encoding GPI anchored serine-threonine rich family protein (predicted protein), translated as MRSIFYLTLSAMASLAAAATNSANPFNIPSEGYSFEAGEPTTLSWKPTTSGTVSLKLQWGAVMTSNTGTTIAQNIPNSGSYTWTPPANLAAQPDYTIEIFNDDDTSEVNYLPRFTVAGATAAASTTASATTTAETTSATESSTTETTTNTKSATETHTTLTKATASTASSTSATASGTSTESTSASASATGTSTGTSTGSASTSTEASSTTSASASASTTSVVNVNGGMVNRVSGGMLAIVLGAIAVLSEPNFGDNHGAIMGVSIKLGTGLVPTSSQVPGRQWDPSVG; from the exons ATGCGTTCCATCTTCTACTTGACTCTCAGCGCCATGGCGTctctcgctgctgctgctaccaACAGTGCCAACCCGTTCAACATCCCCTCTGAGGGTTATTCGTTCGAGGCTGGTGAGCCGACTACGCTCTCCTGGAAGCCTACCACCAGCGGCACCGTCTCCCTGAAGCTCCAATGGGGCGCTGTGATGACTTCGAACACGGGTACTACCATTGCCC AGAACATTCCCAACTCGGGCAGCTACACATGGACTCCTCCTGCCAACCTCGCGGCTCAGCCTGACTACACCATTGAGATCTTCAACGACGATGACACCAGTGAGGTCAACTATCTCCCGCGGTTCACCGTGGCCGGTGCTACTGCCGCCGCGTCTACCACCGCGTCTGCCACCACTACCGCTGAGACTACCTCTGCCACCGAGTCTTCCACGACTGAGACGACCACTAACACCAAGTCCGCCACCGAGACTCATACCACATTGACTAAGGCGACTGCTAGCACTGCCTCGAGCACTTCGGCTACTGCCTCTGGCACCAGCACCGAGTCCACTAGCGCCTCCGCCAGCGCCACCGGCACCTCGACCGGCACCTCTACTGGTTCTGCCTCAACCTCCACTGAGGCTTCCAGCACCACCTCCGCCAGTGCATCGGCCTCGACCACTAGCGTTGTCAACGTCAATGGCGGTATGGTTAACCGCGTCTCTGGCGGCATGCTGGCGATCGTTCTGGGTGCCATTGCCGTCCT GTCAGAACCAAATTTCGGTGATAACCACGGAGCAATTATGGGGGTTTCCATAAAATTGGGCACTGGACTAGTACCGACTTCGAGCCAGGTACCAGGTCGACAGTGGGACCCATCAGTAGGTTGA